One segment of Triticum aestivum cultivar Chinese Spring chromosome 2A, IWGSC CS RefSeq v2.1, whole genome shotgun sequence DNA contains the following:
- the LOC123187829 gene encoding myb-related protein Zm38 yields MSKRPGGTKKRLKRGLWSPEEDEKLMNHIAKYGNGCWSSVPKIAGLERCGKSCRLRWINYLRPDLKRGAFSQEEEDLIIHLHSILGNKWSQIAAQLPGRTDNEVKNFWNSFIKKKLRQRGIDPATHKPLAPAGAAAAATPVSRSAVFSEAELILSSPVGGPHMPPLVSAESYVYSRGSMDGAGGVVGGCSDDGSLSSLSGYNNNNQTADFAGYLDADALHGAVIPSVSSSSTLNSMAGVSPGGVANGNATDELCCNNNNKNNPSNSGSGFESSTTQSSSNHHLPWLELGSISSCTEDGNAAGAAADHYGAALDELKWSDYVFDGGYPQYHQQGQCIYGDSKAAADAATAQFDAHGLGINWCLN; encoded by the exons ATGTCGAAGCGGCCCGGCGggacgaagaagaggctcaagCGCGGCCTctggtcgccggaggaggacgagaagctcaTGAACCACATTGCCAAGTACGGCAACGGCTGCTGGAGCTCCGTCCCCAAGATTGCAG GCCTTGAGAGGTGCGGGAAGAGCTGCAGGCTGAGGTGGATAAACTACCTGAGGCCGGACCTCAAGAGGGGCGCCTTCTCGCAGGAGGAGGAGGACCTCATCATCCACCTCCACTCCATCCTCGGCAACAAGTGGTCTCAGATCGCCGCGCAGCTGCCCGGTCGCACCGACAACGAGGTCAAGAACTTCTGGAACTCCTTCATCAAGAAAAAGCTCCGCCAGCGCGGCATCGACCCGGCCACCCACAAGCCGCTCGCCCCAGCCGGCGCTGCCGCTGCCGCCACGCCTGTCAGCCGCTCCGCCGTGTTCAGCGAGGCCGAGCTGATACTGTCGTCCCCCGTGGGAGGACCGCACATGCCGCCGCTGGTGTCGGCGGAGAGCTACGTGTACAGCCGGGGCAGCATggacggcgccggcggcgtggTGGGCGGGTGCAGCGACGATGGGTCACTGTCCTCGCTGTCggggtacaacaacaacaaccagacGGCGGACTTCGCCGGGTACCTGGATGCGGACGCCCTGCACGGCGCAGTCATCCCGTCGGTGTCGAGCTCCAGCACGCTTAACTCCATGGCCGGCGTGAGCCCCGGCGGCGTGGCCAACGGCAACGCTACGGACGAGCTGtgctgcaacaacaacaacaagaacaacccgAGCAACAGCGGCAGCGGGTTCGAGTCGTCGACCACGCAGAGCAGCAGCAACCACCATCTGCCGTGGCTGGAGCTGGGGTCGATCAGCAGCTGCACCGAGGACGGcaacgccgccggcgccgccgccgaccactACGGCGCGGCGCTGGACGAGCTCAAGTGGTCCGACTACGTGTTCGACGGCGGCTACCCGCAGTACCACCAGCAGGGCCAGTGCATCTACGGCGACAGCaaggccgccgccgacgccgccacgGCGCAGTTCGACGCGCACGGGCTCGGCATCAACTGGTGCTTGAATTGA